In Castanea sativa cultivar Marrone di Chiusa Pesio chromosome 6, ASM4071231v1, a single window of DNA contains:
- the LOC142640717 gene encoding uncharacterized protein LOC142640717 isoform X1 encodes MDEVLVAADASSRVRSEPSMIPSNLPLLTAFLSFALAQFLKLFTTWYKEKRWDSRRMLGSGGMPSSHSATVTSLAVAIGLQEGMGGPAFAVAVVLACVVMYDATGVRLHAGRQAELLNQIVCELPPEHPVSNVRPLRDSLGHTPLQVVAGAILGCVVALLMRGSS; translated from the exons ATGGACGAAGTGTTGGTAGCCGCAGATGCGTCTTCGAGAGTCAGATCGGAGCCGTCCATGATCCCCTCCAACCTTCCTCTCCTCACTGCTTTCCTCTCCTTCGCTCTTGCCCAGTTTCTCAAGCTCTTCACCACCTG GTACAAAGAAAAGAGATGGGATTCTCGAAGGATGCTTGGGTCAGGTGGAATGCCCTCGTCACATTCAGCAACTGTAACATCTCTTGCAGTTGCTATTGGCTTGCAAGAAGGAATGGGAGGACCAGCATTTGCTGTTGCGGTGGTCTTGGCATGCGTT GTAATGTACGATGCTACTGGAGTTAGACTTCATGCTGGTCGCCAAGCTGAA TTACTAAATCAAATTGTGTGTGAGCTGCCTCCTGAACACCCTGTCTCTAATGTTAGACCTTTACGAGATTCACTCGGCCATACCCCGCTTCAG GTTGTTGCAGGTGCTATATTGGGATGTGTGGTAGCACTCCTCATGAGAGGTTCTAGTTAA
- the LOC142640717 gene encoding uncharacterized protein LOC142640717 isoform X2 gives MCRYKEKRWDSRRMLGSGGMPSSHSATVTSLAVAIGLQEGMGGPAFAVAVVLACVVMYDATGVRLHAGRQAELLNQIVCELPPEHPVSNVRPLRDSLGHTPLQVVAGAILGCVVALLMRGSS, from the exons ATGTGCAGGTACAAAGAAAAGAGATGGGATTCTCGAAGGATGCTTGGGTCAGGTGGAATGCCCTCGTCACATTCAGCAACTGTAACATCTCTTGCAGTTGCTATTGGCTTGCAAGAAGGAATGGGAGGACCAGCATTTGCTGTTGCGGTGGTCTTGGCATGCGTT GTAATGTACGATGCTACTGGAGTTAGACTTCATGCTGGTCGCCAAGCTGAA TTACTAAATCAAATTGTGTGTGAGCTGCCTCCTGAACACCCTGTCTCTAATGTTAGACCTTTACGAGATTCACTCGGCCATACCCCGCTTCAG GTTGTTGCAGGTGCTATATTGGGATGTGTGGTAGCACTCCTCATGAGAGGTTCTAGTTAA
- the LOC142640716 gene encoding condensin complex subunit 2-like gives MAVEPLSPKPTAQRGTAANHLQSPTSPLFLGSNDDQLERAQARAARAAANRRVAPTNNTAATNTTTDPYLSKEQIVDLFHNCIKLASENKINQKNTWELKLIDHLSEIIKVESENDTETNFQKASCTLEAGVKIYSVRVDSVHSEAYKVLGGINRAGIEDQQETIIDGDNGQDTGHSKKETARKISPLSTLESSFEALNVKKFDVAFSVDPLYHQTSAQFDEGGAKGLLLNNLGVYGGCRVLFDSFEVPGKCKSCSSQNDTSDMVDLSFAKESIEQMVVNMRATNEISPTLKEIIFQFDKDNQRPSQTFNVGQQSDATADAYDANEVDFDSNLFRNNDAWTSDHEAETSSVNQSSSFGDPSFQSHEESDPYRMCEPDVGDRFEKVSMFLFQGLGITSKQNAWAGPDHWKYRRSKGSEDTPAPESGSTVTNKRTKKKILTEVDIDFTNSLDKEVDDIFLPPKNPKSLLLPANRAPTSNRLPDDCHYQPENLVKLFLLPNVLCLGKRTRKFSDANSWQGNNDFDEALPSWDNESVLSGQYDDGCVHNDVEDLDGLVSQPRRVNKIEVQYDKTSKQVDVHALKETLWGQIQESTEVPEPVCEDTISFRRLLSTFPAECQAAAPEDISPHLCFICLLHLANEHGLSIHDCPTLDDLRICLPSSF, from the exons ATGGCTGTGGAACCGTTAAGCCCTAAGCCAACAGCGCAGAGAGGTACAGCCGCCAACCATCTCCAATCACCGACCAGCCCGTTATTTCTAGGCTCCAACGACGACCAACTCGAACGCGCCCAGGCACGCGCTGCACGCGCCGCCGCCAATCGCCGCGTTGCCCCTACCAACAACACTGCCGCCACCAACACCACAACCGACCCTTACCTTAGCAAAGAACAGATCGTCGACTTGTTCCACAATTGCATTAAGCTCGCCAGCGAAAAT AAAATTAACCAGAAGAACACTTGGGAGCTGAAGCTTATTGATCATCTTAGTGAGATTATCAAAGTTGAATCTGAAAATGATACGGAGACTAATTTTCAAAAG GCAAGTTGCACATTGGAAGCAGGGGTGAAAATTTACTCAGTGAGGGTTGATTCAGTGCACTCGGAAGCATATAAGGTTTTGGGTGGGATCAACAGAGCTGGAATAGAAGATCAACAAG AAACTATTATAGATGGTGACAATGGGCAGGACACGGGTCACTCTAAGAAAGAGACTGCAAGGAAG ATTTCACCACTGTCAACATTGGAATCCTCTTTTGAAGCTCTTAATGTAAAGAAATTTGATG ttgcATTTTCAGTGGATCCGCTATATCATCAGACATCTGCACAATTTGATGAAGGTGGAGCCAAAGGTCTTCTACTGAATAACCTTGGAGTCTATGGAGGATGTCGGGTActttttgattcttttgaagTACCAGGGAAGTGCAAGTCATGTTCATCCCAAAATGATACTTCTGATATGGTTGATCTCTCTTTTGCCAAAG agTCCATTGAGCAGATGGTGGTGAACATGCGTGCAACAAATGAAATTTCTCCTACTCTCAAGGAGATTATCTTTCAATTTGATAAGGATAATCAAAGGCCATCACAAACATTCAATGTCGGTCAGCAATCAGATGCGACTGCTGATGCATATGATGCTAATGAAGTTgattttgattctaatttatTTCGGAATAATGATGCATGGACCTCTGATCATGAGGCTGAGACAAGTTCTGTTAACCAGAGCTCCAGTTTTGGAGATCCTAGTTTTCAAAGTCATGAG GAGAGTGATCCCTATAGAATGTGTGAACCTGATGTGGGTGACAGATTCGAGAAAGTTTCCATGTTTCTGTTTCAAGGGCTTGGAATCACTTCAAAACAAAATGCATGGGCAGGTCCTGATCATTGGAAGTATCGGAGGTCTAAGG GTTCAGAGGATACTCCTGCCCCAGAAAGTGGATCAACCGTCACAAATAAGAGAACGAAGAAGAAAATCCTCACTGAAGTTGACATTGACTTCACAAATTCCTTGGACAAGGAAGTGGATGATATCTTTCTTCCCCCCAAAAATCCAAAGTCCTTACTTTTACCTGCAAATAGAGCACCAACTAGTAACAGACTTCCAGATGATTGCCATTATCAACCTGAGAATCTTGTCAAATTGTTTCTTCTTCCCAATGTTCTG TGCCTTGGAAAGAGAACACGGAAATTTTCAG ATGCTAACTCATGGCAAGGAAACAATGATTTTGATGAAGCATTGCCGTCATGGGACAATGAGAGTGTGCTTAGTGGTCAATATGATGATGGATGTGTTCATAATGATGTGGAGGACTTAGATGGACTTGTCTCTCAACCTCGCCGG GTAAACAAAATTGAAGTTCAATATGACAAAACTTCAAAACAAGTTGATGTACATGCATTGAAGGAAACTCTTTGGGGTCAGATTCAAGAATCTACTGAAGTTCCTGAGCCA GTATGCGAAGACACAATTTCTTTCAGACGTCTCTTGTCTACCTTTCCTGCTGAATGCCAAGCTGCTGCTCCAGAGGATATCTCTCCCCATTTGTGTTTCATCTGCTTATTGCATTTGGCCAATGAGCATGGTTTAAGCATTCATGATTGCCCCACTCTTGATGATCTCAGAATATGTCTTCCGTCTTCTTTTTGA